In Carassius gibelio isolate Cgi1373 ecotype wild population from Czech Republic chromosome B2, carGib1.2-hapl.c, whole genome shotgun sequence, a single genomic region encodes these proteins:
- the adcyap1b gene encoding adenylate cyclase activating polypeptide 1b isoform X1, which yields MARSSKATLALLIYGIIMHYSAFCTPIGMTFPNIRLDNNVFDEDGNSLSDLAFGTDQIAIRSPPSLTDDLYTLYYPPEKRTERHADGLLDRALRDILVQLSARKYLHSLMAVRVGGGSSEEDESETLSKRHSDGIFTDIYSRYRKQMAVKKYLAAVLGRRYRQRIKNKGRRFAYL from the exons ATGGCCAGATCTAGTAAAGCGACTTTAGCTTTGCTCATCTACGGAATCATAATGCACTACAGCGCCTTCTGCACGCCTATTGGGATGACTTTTCCCAATATAAG ACTAGACAACAATGTGTTTGACGAAGACGGAAACTCGTTAAGCGACCTGGCTTTTGGGACTGATCAAATTGCTATACGAAGTCCTCCCTCTCTCACAGATGACCTATACACGTTATACTACCCGCCAGAGAAAAG AACGGAAAGGCATGCAGATGGATTATTAGATAGAGCCTTGAGGGACATCCTGGTTCAGTTATCAGCACGAAAATATCTGCATTCTCTGATGGCAGTTCGCGTAGG CGGAGGAAGCAGCGAGGAGGACGAATCGGAAACCTTATCAAAAAGGCATTCGGATGGGATCTTCACCGACATTTACAGTCGCTACCGAAAACAGATGGCCGTCAAGAAGTATTTAGCAGCCGTCCTGGGAAGAAGGTACAGACAGCGAATTAAAAACAAAGGACGTCGATTTGCTTATTTGTAG
- the adcyap1b gene encoding adenylate cyclase activating polypeptide 1b isoform X2 produces the protein MARSSKATLALLIYGIIMHYSAFCTPIGMTFPNIRLDNNVFDEDGNSLSDLAFGTDQIAIRSPPSLTDDLYTLYYPPEKSGGSSEEDESETLSKRHSDGIFTDIYSRYRKQMAVKKYLAAVLGRRYRQRIKNKGRRFAYL, from the exons ATGGCCAGATCTAGTAAAGCGACTTTAGCTTTGCTCATCTACGGAATCATAATGCACTACAGCGCCTTCTGCACGCCTATTGGGATGACTTTTCCCAATATAAG ACTAGACAACAATGTGTTTGACGAAGACGGAAACTCGTTAAGCGACCTGGCTTTTGGGACTGATCAAATTGCTATACGAAGTCCTCCCTCTCTCACAGATGACCTATACACGTTATACTACCCGCCAGAGAAAAG CGGAGGAAGCAGCGAGGAGGACGAATCGGAAACCTTATCAAAAAGGCATTCGGATGGGATCTTCACCGACATTTACAGTCGCTACCGAAAACAGATGGCCGTCAAGAAGTATTTAGCAGCCGTCCTGGGAAGAAGGTACAGACAGCGAATTAAAAACAAAGGACGTCGATTTGCTTATTTGTAG